One segment of Erigeron canadensis isolate Cc75 chromosome 2, C_canadensis_v1, whole genome shotgun sequence DNA contains the following:
- the LOC122586483 gene encoding uncharacterized protein At1g21580 — protein sequence MEFPPFNHHNNNNNQRYVLLPPPPVNNFPDDRPNLYTHHHLIHLPPPPPGTLYPTHPPPPPPLSVPPPQPSYNPHFTFLDAQNSFRVSNNNQFNRFDSSVADSHHRVYSSNSQSGENYLNLNLNSSSRYKDRFVDRIGTSSRNLEDNNLDNYEPRYKSISESQRIWDPHGDDEDPKWVMNKKKKKNGRDYEYESSKSNRVREGREEFKQVQKKSVLLRIGKPNNTSRNNKSKGNVGESKNSNSKGKDKGKDSSLYKEKKKEEDREGSPVDLDVSFKSNTLVAKAVVTPPSPLSDKNKTHPRNRKGKRADEFNSPISKFGDHSTQSAGSPHRLDSLSSSGKASKDVGDKKSGNDGVDGSLSGRVVDEGGGNGGPGRYSFRLKQKRRPVLVAAVASSFQFPEKHEKPVKSKNVKSSTITPKPGAIPFTPLEKLVSSKVNESPKAMSSEKDGLQVENPSLGHINSFGDESTESKNLTEQKVSTVKDGLVIDLNQQLSENEVSLNLDSDTEKISADVERLLGGTEMSVSSGQDQIKIQNPSTKESYANFDAANVSYSLFDDETVKVQERNTTHEMITICSSSEEIIIISPEVSDVQDSFDISRKENKSELLDDSSKETCFKGSIEFLEDGPKGSPTDVIISEDNAVPSSSHKQSSFDKDVVPLSVQTPSPDHRQLSTDETYMVSKDDLQPSMISSSADTGGLGTHCDKIVESILDLATNIASSVNVSSSLGLQTLTSKSADKTISDSCLTMNDDTIRKNCESKDGALSNGPESFVDNSRTSMKSSQLEETKTVSSLSQGSSVKTLGPTNKIQKHSFAMIKPSHVPAVPRVFAGRSTPVFTNSRIIKPATSITKPRTWHRSTSNPIPPPPKQIGLGQNSYVRSGNSLVRKGSPVTAVASVPPASNSSVYQLNPSGQIETRNSAGSGSQVHSAQFRTGGSSAPVVRPNTPPLSGSTKLPDFPAFSRDIPSSPLDSLPASPAEENFSVQKVPEDQIGTSSKSESRKTLDEGAAVKKIHYVKRKSNQLVAASSSDQSIHELDNTQPSTSDSYYKRRKNQLVRTSMGDDLANTDVLKASKVNIKLQSGKGVSKKFKHLVYPSVWTLSSQSSRKDGVSLHQKLRPHLFPWKRSRNWGNLMNISAFMTSSSSPSLISRKLLLSRKRETLYTRSKRGFSLRMSKVLSVGGSGLKWSKSIERNSRRANEEATLAVAAAEKKRREQSASTFVAAETKKRNNTSRDRIFRIGLVRYKMDPSGRTILRISDDDPSTSVQSKEETRRPYVPKRLNIGHDEYVRIGNGNQLVRNPKRRTRIFASEKVRWSLHTVRSRFAKKKKYCQFFTRFGKCNKDAGKCPYIHDSSKVAVCTKFLAGSCSNTNCKLTHKVIPERMQDCSYFLQGLCSNKDCSYRHVNVNSAASVCEGFLKGYCADGNECRKKHTYACPAYEATGACSQGTKCKLHHPKNRKMGSKRKRHLTEPEQKNSRGRYFGAFRAAGAMPVFEKHQSKDDNMDIFSQEGKLAEYISLGFRNEGAGEMMSDQRTMLVSEPSGLGTADDDELIKPIRIMKRIVPQ from the exons ATGGAATTCCCGCCGTTCAACCAccacaataacaataacaatcaaAGGTACGTTCTTCTTCCGCCACCACCTGTCAACAATTTCCCCGATGACCGTCCAAATCTATACACTCACCACCATCTTATTCATCTTCCACCGCCGCCGCCGGGAACTCTCTACCCTACCCAcccgccaccaccgccgccacttTCCGTTCCTCCTCCCCAACCGTCTTACAACCCTCACTTCACCTTTCTTGACGCCCAAAATTCATTTAGGGTTTCTAATAATAATCAGTTTAACCGGTTTGATTCGTCGGTGGCGGATTCGCATCATCGGGTTTATTCGTCGAATTCACAATCAGGTGAGaattatttgaatttgaatttgaattctAGTAGTAGATATAAAGATAGGTTTGTTGATAGAATTGGGACTAGTTCTAGGAATTTGGAAGATAATAATCTAGATAATTACGAGCCTCGTTATAAGTCGATATCGGAAAGTCAGAGAATTTGGGATCCTCATGGTGATGATGAGGATCCGAAATGGGTgatgaataagaaaaagaagaagaatggtAGGGATTACGAGTATGAATCGAGTAAGTCGAATAGGGTTAGGGAAGGTAGAGAAGAGTTTAAGCAAGTGCAAAAGAAAAGTGTTTTACTTAGGATAGGTAAACCGAACAATACGTCTAGGAATAATAAATCTAAAGGAAACGTAGGTGAATCGAAAAATAGTAATTCCAAGGGTAAAGATAAAGGTAAAGATTCTAGTTTGtataaggaaaaaaagaaagaggaaGATAGAGAGGGAAGTCCTGTAGATCTTGATGTGTCTTTTAAATCCAATACGTTAGTAGCTAAGGCTGTTGTAACGCCCCCGAGTCCTTTGTCTGATAAGAACAAAACGCACCCTAGGAATAGGAAAGGAAAGAGAGCTGATGAGTTTAATTCACCGATATCAAAGTTTGGTGACCATTCAACTCAATCTGCAGGCTCCCCACATAGGTTAGATAGTCTTTCTAGTTCTGGAAAGGCTTCAAAGGATGTAGGGGATAAAAAATCTGGTAATGATGGCGTGGATGGTTCTTTGTCCGGTCGAGTTGTAGATGAGGGTGGTGGCAATGGAGGACCTGGACGCTATTCGTTTAGGCTTAAGCAGAAAAGAAGGCCCGTATTGGTTGCTGCCGTTGCATCTAGTTTTCAGTTTCCAGAGAAACACGAGAAACCTGTCAAGAGTAAGAATGTTAAGAGTAGCACAATTACACCTAAGCCTGGTGCCATTCCTTTCACCCCACTAGAAAAATTAGTTTCCAGTAAAGTGAACGAATCTCCGAAGGCTATGTCTTCTGAGAAGGATGGTTTACAAGTTGAGAATCCGAGTCTTGGTCATATAAATAGTTTTGGTGATGAATCCACTGAAAGCAAGAATCTAACCGAACAGAAGGTATCTACTGTAAAGGATGGTCTGGTCATTGATCTTAACCAGCAGCTTAGTGAAAATGAAGTCTCACTGAATCTTGACAGTGATACAGAAAAGATATCTGCAGATGTTGAGAGGCTACTAGGTGGCACTGAGATGTCTGTTTCGTCAGGGCAGGATCAAATTAAGATTCAGAACCCCTCAACAAAAGAATCGTATGCCAATTTTGATGCAGCCAATGTTTCTTACAGTTTGTTTGATGATGAAACAGTTAAAGTGCaagaaaggaatactactcatgaAATGATCACAATATGTTCTAGTTCAGAGGAGATTATTATCATATCCCCCGAGGTCAGTGATGTTCAAGATTCATTTGATATATCaagaaaggaaaataaaagTGAATTGCTTGATGATAGTAGTAAGGAAACATGTTTCAAAGGGTCAATAGAGTTTCTTGAAGATGGCCCCAAAGGTTCTCCAACTGATGTTATCATTAGTGAAGATAATGCAGTGCCAAGTAGTTCACACAAGCAGAGTTCTTTCGATAAAGATGTAGTTCCTTTATCAGTTCAGACACCAAGTCCAGACCATAGGCAGCTTAGTACAGATGAAACCTACATGGTATCAAAGGATGATTTACAACCGAGTATGATTTCTTCATCTGCTGACACTGGTGGGCTTGGTACCCACTGTGATAAAATAGTGGAATCTATCCTTGATTTGGCAACTAATATCGCTTCTTCCGTAAATGTTTCTAGTTCCCTAGGCTTACAAACGTTGACTAGCAAATCAGCAGATAAAACAATATCGGATTCCTGTCTTACTATGAATGATGACACTATTCGTAAAAATTGTGAATCGAAAGATGGTGCTTTGTCAAATGGCCCCGAGTCATTTGTAGATAATTCCAGGACTAGTATGAAATCAAGTCAACTGGAAGAAACCAAGACAGTCTCATCTTTATCTCAGGGTAGCAGTGTCAAGACTCTGGGTCCCACTAATAAAATTCAGAAACACAGTTTCGCAATGATAAAACCTAGTCATGTTCCTGCAGTTCCTAGAGTTTTTGCAGGTCGTTCAACTCCAGTCTTTACTAATTCTAGGATTATTAAACCTGCAACCAGCATTACAAAGCCCAGAACTTGGCATCGATCTACTAGCAATCCTATTCCTCCACCACCAAAACAAATTGGACTGGGTCAAAACTCTTATGTTCGTAGTGGTAACAGTCTCGTAAGGAAAGGTTCTCCCGTGACCGCTGTTGCTAGTGTCCCACCTGCTTCAAATTCTTCTGTATATCAATTGAATCCTTCAGGCCAAATTGAAACAAGAAATAGTGCGGGATCAGGAAGCCAAGTGCATAGTGCTCAGTTTAGAACAGGTGGATCCAGTGCTCCTGTTGTGAGGCCCAATACACCACCTTTATCAGGAAGTACCAAGTTACCGGATTTCCCAGCATTCTCAAGGGATATTCCATCTTCGCCACTGGATTCTCTGCCTGCATCTCCTGCTGAAGAAAATTTTTCTGTTCAAAAGGTACCTGAAGATCAAATTGGTACATCTAGCAAGTCTGAAAGTCGAAAGACACTAGATGAAGGAGCTGCAGTAAAGAAGATACATTATGTGAAGCGGAAATCAAATCAACTGGTTGCTGCTTCCAGTAGTGACCAATCCATTCACGAGTTAGATAACACCCAACCGTCAACATCAGATAGCTACTATAAAAGGAGGAAGAATCAACTTGTTAGGACATCTATGGGAGATGACTTGGCAAACACAGATGTGCTTAAGGCATCAAAGGTCAATATTAAGCTGCAGTCTGGTAAAG GTGTATCTAAGAAGTTTAAACACTTGGTATACCCTTCAGTCTGGACTCTTAGTTCTCAGTCGTCACGGAAAGATGGTGTCTCATTACATCAGAAGCTGAGGCCCCATCTATTTCCATGGAAAAGATCACGAAACTGGGGAAATTTGATGAATATCTCAGCTTTTATGACGAGTAGTAGTTCGCCATCTTTGATCAG TCGCAAGTTGCTGTTATCAAGAAAGAGAGAGACGCTCTACACAAGATCAAAACGTGGGTTTTCTCTTCGTATGTCTAAGGTGTTAAGTGTTGGTGGTTCTGGATTGAAATggtcaaaatctatagagaggAATTCAAGAAGAGCTAACGAG GAAGCTACGCTAGCAGTTGCAGCAGCTGAAAAGAAGAGGAGAGAGCAGAGTGCCTCAACTTTTGTCGCTGCTGAAACAAAGAAAAGGAATAACACGTCGA GAGATCGGATATTTCGTATTGGTTTGGTCAGATACAAAATGGACCCTTCAGGCAGGACAATTCTAAGGATTTCAG ATGATGACCCTTCAACATCCGTGCAGTCAAAAGAAGAGACCAGGAGGCCTTATGTACCAAAGAGATTAAATATTGGCCATGATGA ATATGTACGGATTGGAAATGGTAACCAGCTGGTTAGAAATCCAAAGAGACGGACACGCATCTTTGCCAGTGAGAAAGTTAGATGGAGTTTGCACACAGTCAGATCAAGGTttgctaaaaagaaaaagtattgTCAATTTTTTACAAGGTTTGGCAAGTGCAACAAGGATGCCGGGAAATGTCCATATATCCATGATTCATCTAAAGTTGCAGTCTGCACCAAGTTTCTGGCTGGTTCATGCTCCAATACCAACTGCAAGCTAACACATAAG GTCATTCCTGAAAGGATGCAAGATTGTTCCTATTTTTTGCAGG GATTGTGCTCAAACAAAGATTGTTCTTATAGACATGTAAATGTGAACTCAGCTGCTTCAGTTTGTGAAGGTTTTCTCAAGGGTTATTGTGCAGATGGCAATGAG TGTCGAAAGAAGCACACATATGCATGCCCAGCATATGAAGCCACAGGAGCATGCTCTCAAGGTACAAAATGCAAGCTTCATCATCCTAAAAATCGAAAAATGGGGTCGAAGAGAAAACGACATTTAACAGAACCAGAACAGAAGAATTCTAGGGGTCGCTATTTTGGTGCTTTTAGGGCAGCAGGGGCAATGCCGGTATTTGAAAAGCATCAATCAAAGGATGATAACATGGACATTTTTTCTCAAGAAGGGAAACTTGCTGAATATATTAGTTTAGGTTTTAGGAATGAGGGTGCTGGGGAAATGATGAGTGACCAGAGAACAATGTTGGTTAGTGAGCCTTCAGGTTTAGGTACAGCCGACGATGATGAGTTGATAAAACCCATCAGAATAATGAAAAGAATTGTGCCTCAATAA
- the LOC122589856 gene encoding PHD finger protein EHD3, which produces MMADEEKAINGFDFTKSEAKDSDGMLSLYNGSSSSFGEGSSADGIRRYTRRKRRKTSNSDDDEFIKMEFNDKINAGDGSTADQSVGRLDFDVSPVRQGECSHKHGEKIVSQQTYQSQNGHDNGDGECILNTAMDYPEGGFSPLVKESLDSVKRSDNQIHSHAKVSHFVSSEMIKQSEDSTITESCEQAFSDILNSDKFSELRGLILDTFGVVDVNQILGVNAISLKIKDGAYETAPMLYLKDVQQVWTRLQHFGNEAVTIAKSLFDKSRDHYEQFVRKPRATEANSASNCRECRKKADVRNCLVCDSCEEIYHISCTELTGTQIPPKSWYCASCVSNGMGSPHDNCVACEKLKAASAGAPRIDKSQDVPNGVLADLHDVIDESPGPKICFICKTEVNSGDNFRTCGHSLCPHKFYHYNCLTYRQLGVSGPCWYCPSCLCRRCLVDKDDDQIVLCDGCDQAFHIYCTTPQLHSIPTGSWFCGKCDRELKRIRTMKRAYENMQKKVKVEDESEQAEQEAVGVVNGSENITNSGGGLDMLVTAAKTLSHEETINLDTLRNII; this is translated from the exons ATGATGGCTGATGAGGAAAAGGCAATAAATGGGTTTGATTTTACAAAAAGTGAAGCAAAAGATAGTGATGGGATGCTGTCTTTGTATAATGGCAGTAGTAGTAGTTTTGGTGAGGGCAGTTCTGCAGATGGGATAAGAAGATATACAAGGCGGAAACGTCGAAAAACGTCTAATTCGGATGATGATGAATTCATCAAGATGGAGTTTAATGATAAG ATAAATGCTGGTGATGGTAGTACTGCAGATCAAAGTGTTGGCAGGTTGGATTTTGATGTTTCTCCTGTTCGGCAAGGTGAATGTTCTCATAAGCATGGTGAAAAGATTGTCTCACAGCAGACTTATCAGTCACAAAATGGGCATGACAATGGTGATGGGGAATGCATCCTAAACACTGCTATGGATTATCCAGAAGGTGGTTTTTCACCTCTAGTAAAG GAATCCCTAGATAGCGTCAAAAGAAGTGACAACCAAATACATAGTCATGCTAAAGTTTCTCATTTCGTATCTAGTGAAATGATAAAACAATCAGAAGATTCTACAATAACTGAGTCGTGTGAACAAGCATTCTCTGATATTCTAAACTCGGACAAATTCTCTGAGTTACGTGGTCTAATTCTCGATACTTTTGGTGTAGTTGATGTTAACCAAATTTTGGGAGTTAACGCTATAAGTTTGAAGATAAAAGATGGAGCTTATGAAACTGCACCAATGCTTTACCTTAAAGATGTCCagcag GTATGGACAAGGCTTCAACATTTTGGCAATGAGGCGGTTACAATTGCTAAGAGTCTTTTTGATAAATCTAGGGATCATTATGAACAG TTTGTTAGGAAACCAAGGGCAACAGAAGCAAACAGTGCCTCCAACTGCCGGGAGTGTAGAAAAAAAGCCGATGTCAGAAACTGTTTAGTATGTGATTCATGTGAAGAGATATACCACATCTCCTGTACAGAACTTACAGGTACACAAATTCCACCCAAAAGTTGGTATTGTGCCAGCTGTGTCTCAAACGGAATGGGATCACCTCATGATAACTGTGTTGCCTGTGAGAAGCTAAAAGCTGCTTCTGCCGGGGCTCCGAGAATCGACAAGTCACAAGATGTACCAAATGGGGTTTTAGCAGACTTGCATGATGTGATTGATGAAAGTCCAGGGCCTAAGATTTGTTTTATTTGCAAAACCGAGGTGAATTCTGGAGACAATTTTAGAACATGTGGGCATTCTTTATGCCCTCACAAGTTCTATCACTACAATTGCTTAACCTACAGGCAGTTGGGTGTCTCCGGTCCTTGTTGGTACTGCCCGTCTTGTCTATGTAGACGTTGCCTTGTGGACAAAGATGATGATCAGATTGTTCTGTGTGATGGGTGTGATCAAGCGTTTCATATCTACTGTACAACCCCACAACTTCATTCTATTCCAACTGGTAGTTGGTTTTGTGGAAAATGTGACAGGGAACTGAAGCGAATAAGAACAATGAAAAGGGCGTATGAGAATATGCAAAAGAAAGTGAAAGTAGAGGATGAATCGGAGCAGGCAGAACAGGAAGCAGTGGGTGTGGTGAATGGAAGTGAAAATATAACCAATTCTGGTGGTGGACTTGACATGCTTGTAACTGCTGCCAAAACACTAAGCCACGAGGAGACTATCAACTTGGATACACTTAGGAATATCATATGA
- the LOC122587649 gene encoding nuclear transcription factor Y subunit B-3-like encodes MEHVGGEGFHGFHKLPIHPTSGMQKSDMKIKLPEMQATNNNNNSSTTDDNNNECTVREQDRFMPIANVIRIMRKILPPHAKISDDAKETIQECVSEYISFVTGEANDRCQREQRKTITAEDVLWAMNKLGFDDYIEPLTVYLHRFREFDGGERGSVRGEPLVKRINSDHAAGPFGGMPPFVPAFHMGHHHNGFFSPAGIGGFLKDPSTAGPSGPAAAAAAIATFEPYEQCKE; translated from the exons atggaacatGTAGGAGGAGAAGGTTTCCATGGCTTCCATAAGCTCCCCATCCACCCTACATCTG GGATGCAAAAATCAGATATGAAGATCAAACTACCAGAAATGCAGGCTaccaacaataacaacaactcATCAACTACAGATGACAATAATAATGAGTGCACTGTCCGAGAACAAGACCGCTTCATGCCGATAGCAAATGTGATCCGAATCATGAGAAAGATCCTCCCGCCTCACGCCAAAATCTCAGACGACGCCAAAGAGACAATCCAAGAATGTGTTTCAGAGTACATTAGCTTTGTGACAGGTGAAGCTAATGACCGATGCCAGCGTGAGCAGAGGAAGACCATCACAGCTGAAGATGTTCTCTGGGCTATGAACAAATTGGGTTTTGATGATTACATAGAGCCGTTAACTGTGTATCTCCATCGTTTCAGGGAGTTTGATGGCGGTGAACGTGGGTCTGTAAGGGGCGAGCCGCTTGTGAAGAGGATTAATTCTGATCATGCAGCTGGCCCATTTGGTGGTATGCCTCCTTTTGTGCCTGCTTTTCATATGGGTCATCATCATAATGGCTTCTTTAGTCCAGCTGGCATCGGCGGTTTCTTGAAAGACCCGTCAACTGCTGGACCTTCTGggcctgctgctgctgctgctgcaatTGCTACTTTCGAGCCATACGAGCAGTGTAAGGAGTAA